A stretch of the Capsicum annuum cultivar UCD-10X-F1 chromosome 8, UCD10Xv1.1, whole genome shotgun sequence genome encodes the following:
- the LOC107839526 gene encoding tropinone reductase homolog At5g06060 isoform X1, with the protein MAKVAGSGSSSRWSLSGFTALVTGGTRGIGHAVVEELAELGATVYTCSRNEAELNERLQEWAAKGLQVKGSVCDASSRENRVQLMENVSSAFDGKLNILISNVGTNIRKPTTDYTAEEYAGLFATNLESAYHLCQLAHPLLRASGNGSVVFISSVAGLVHISSGSIYGATKGAMNQLTRNLACEWAKDSIRVNGVAPWYIRTSLVEHLLEKKTFLDGVISRTPLRRPGESREVSSLVAYLCLPGASYITGQVIAVDGGFTVNGFEMPSF; encoded by the exons ATGGCGAAGGTTGCAGGCAGTGGTAGCAGTTCTAGATGGTCTCTTTCAGGGTTTACCGCTCTCGTAACCGGCGGGACACGTGGAATTGG GCATGCGGTTGTGGAAGAATTAGCGGAACTGGGTGCCACAGTGTACACTTGTTCACGTAATGAAGCCGAGCTCAACGAGCGCTTGCAAGAGTGGGCCGCTAAAGGCCTTCAAGTGAAAGGTTCTGTTTGCGATGCATCTTCCAGGGAAAACAGAGTTCAGCTTATGGAGAATGTCTCCTCGGCTTTCGACGGAAAGCTGAACATTCTT ATAAGCAATGTGGGAACTAACATTCGGAAGCCCACCACCGATTATACTGCTGAAGAATATGCTGGTCTGTTTGCTACCAACTTAGAATCTGCATACCATCTGTGTCAACTTGCTCACCCTCTTTTGAGAGCATCTGGAAATGGATCGGTGGTCTTTATCTCTTCTGTTGCTGGTCTGGTGCACATATCCTCCGGTTCTATCTATGGAGCAACAAAGG GGGCAATGAATCAGCTCACACGTAATCTGGCTTGTGAATGGGCTAAAGATAGCATTCGGGTTAATGGTGTTGCCCCATGGTATATAAGGACGTCTTTGGTAGAACAT TTGCTTGAAAAGAAAACTTTTTTGGATGGAGTCATATCTAGAACTCCCCTTAGACGTCCTGGAGAATCTCGAGAAGTTTCATCCCTCGTAGCTTATTTATGTCTACCTGGGGCATCTTACATTACCGGGCAAGTTATAGCGGTTGATGGAGGATTCACAGTCAATGGGTTTGAAATGccaagtttttga
- the LOC107839526 gene encoding tropinone reductase homolog At5g06060 isoform X2 has product MAKVAGSGSSSRWSLSGFTALVTGGTRGIGHAVVEELAELGATVYTCSRNEAELNERLQEWAAKGLQVKGSVCDASSRENRVQLMENVSSAFDGKLNILISNVGTNIRKPTTDYTAEEYAGLFATNLESAYHLCQLAHPLLRASGNGSVVFISSVAGLVHISSGSIYGATKGAMNQLTRNLACEWAKDSIRVNGVAPWYIRTSLVEHFVDSYHKWGRFYFVVENASGFYM; this is encoded by the exons ATGGCGAAGGTTGCAGGCAGTGGTAGCAGTTCTAGATGGTCTCTTTCAGGGTTTACCGCTCTCGTAACCGGCGGGACACGTGGAATTGG GCATGCGGTTGTGGAAGAATTAGCGGAACTGGGTGCCACAGTGTACACTTGTTCACGTAATGAAGCCGAGCTCAACGAGCGCTTGCAAGAGTGGGCCGCTAAAGGCCTTCAAGTGAAAGGTTCTGTTTGCGATGCATCTTCCAGGGAAAACAGAGTTCAGCTTATGGAGAATGTCTCCTCGGCTTTCGACGGAAAGCTGAACATTCTT ATAAGCAATGTGGGAACTAACATTCGGAAGCCCACCACCGATTATACTGCTGAAGAATATGCTGGTCTGTTTGCTACCAACTTAGAATCTGCATACCATCTGTGTCAACTTGCTCACCCTCTTTTGAGAGCATCTGGAAATGGATCGGTGGTCTTTATCTCTTCTGTTGCTGGTCTGGTGCACATATCCTCCGGTTCTATCTATGGAGCAACAAAGG GGGCAATGAATCAGCTCACACGTAATCTGGCTTGTGAATGGGCTAAAGATAGCATTCGGGTTAATGGTGTTGCCCCATGGTATATAAGGACGTCTTTGGTAGAACAT TTTGTTGATTCATATCACAAATGGGGCCGATTCTATTTCGTTGTGGAGAATGCTTCAGGATTTTATATGTGA
- the LOC107839524 gene encoding ribosomal RNA large subunit methyltransferase F isoform X2, with product MQNLIDCGVLRWIPDGQLCPTVPNRSNYIHWIEDLLSSDIIPKVQADGNTAKGFDIGTGANCIYPLLGASLLGWKFVGSDVTDVALEWAEKNVKSNPHISELIEIRRVNMDNPASSSEELNDEPGKYGQCTDEAVVIGPSPPAHLQMHSRIGKGYDGPPILVGVVKDGETFDFCMCNPPFFETIEEAGLNPKTSCGGTVQEMVCPGGESAFIARIIEDSVQLRQSFGWYTSMVGRKTNLKVLISKLWEVGATIVKTTEFVQGQTCRWGLSWSFLPASKKIVPSHVAEKNNLSFMLEGLQRHQSAFDVLQSVESYFYSIGASSKLDSASFKVDVTLSAEQCNSILKTQTQNGNEQDILISANCPSDQLNDMRLRVSVFQQIPGTLLVKGLLLQKEILVPGVFSVIFQQLQEVLKSKFSKGIR from the exons GTGGATTCCTGATGGACAGCTCTGCCCCACAGTCCCAAACAGATCGAACTATATTCATTGGATTGAAGACCTTTTGTCATCAGACATCATTCCTAAAGTTCAAGCTGACGGAAACACTGCTAAAGGTTTTGATATAGGAACTGGGGCCAATTGCATTTATCCTCTTCTTGGTGCATCTCTTCTGGGTTGGAAGTTTGTTGGCTCTG ATGTTACTGATGTAGCTTTGGAGTGGGCAGAGAAAAATGTCAAAAGTAATCCTCATATTTCTGAATTGATTGAGATCAGAAGAGTTAACATGGACAACCCAGCATCTTCCAGTGAGGAGTTGAATGACGAACCAGGAAAATATGGCCAATGTACAGACGAGGCTGTTGTCATTGGGCCTTCACCTCCTGCTCATCTCCAAATGCATTCACGTATAGGAAAAGGTTATGATGGACCACCCATACTTGTTGGTGTAGTCAAGGATGGGGAGACATTCGACTTCTGTATGTGCAATCCTCCATTTTTTGAGACGATAGAGGAAGCTGGGTTAAATCCAAAGACTTCTTGTGGTGGGACTGTGCAGGAGATGGTTTGTCCTGGTGGAGAGAGTGCTTTTATCGCTCGCATTATTGAGGATAGTGTTCAACTAAGACAATCATTTGG GTGGTACACCTCAATGGTTGGAAGAAAAACTAACCTAAAGGTACTGATATCAAAGCTTTGGGAGGTTGGAGCTACAATAGTGAAGACAACTGAATTTGTCCAAGGTCAAACATGTCGATGGGGGCTTTCCTGGTCATTTCTCCCTGCTTCCAAGAAGATTGTACCATCCCATGTGGCTGAAAAGAATAACTTGTCATTCATGCTTGAG GGTCTGCAACGCCATCAGAGTGCCTTTGATGTCTTGCAATCAGTGGAATCCTACTTCTACAGTATTGGTGCATCCTCTAAATTAGACTCTGCCTCATTTAAAGTCGAC GTAACTTTGTCAGCTGAGCAATGTAATTCTATCCTGAAGACTCAAACACAGAATGGAAACGAACAGGATATATTAATATCTGCAAATTGTCCCTCTGACCAACTGAATGACATGCGTCTGCGTGTTTCT GTATTCCAGCAGATACCAGGGACTCTACTGGTGAAAGGATTATTGCTCCAGAAAGAGATCCTTGTACCAG GGGTATTTTCTGTTATATTCCAGCAATTACAGGAAGTCCTGAAAAGCAAATTCAGTAAAGGCATCAGATGA